In one Fodinicola acaciae genomic region, the following are encoded:
- a CDS encoding NAD(P)-binding oxidoreductase produces the protein MRVVIAGGHGQIALRLEALLAGRGDEAVGLIRNPDHTADLQKRGATSVVLDLENSTVDQLADVLTDADAVVFAAGAGPGSGAARKDTVDRDAAILLADAAESAGVRRYVMVSAYGADNYDPDSTEVFQIYLRAKAQADADLRGRELDWTVVRPGSLTDDPGTGQVTIDESVPRGRITRDDVAALLLHILDNPCTASMQFEVVGGSTPIADALATFAREH, from the coding sequence ATGCGGGTCGTTATCGCTGGCGGACACGGTCAGATCGCGCTGCGACTGGAGGCGCTCCTTGCCGGCCGCGGCGACGAGGCGGTCGGCCTGATCAGAAACCCCGATCACACGGCTGACCTGCAAAAACGTGGCGCCACCTCGGTCGTGCTGGACTTGGAGAACAGCACCGTCGACCAACTGGCCGACGTGCTCACCGACGCCGACGCGGTGGTCTTCGCCGCCGGCGCCGGCCCGGGCAGTGGTGCCGCGCGCAAGGACACCGTCGACCGCGACGCGGCGATCCTGCTCGCCGACGCCGCAGAATCCGCCGGCGTGCGCCGCTATGTGATGGTGTCGGCGTACGGAGCCGACAACTACGACCCGGACTCCACCGAGGTCTTCCAGATCTACCTGCGCGCGAAGGCACAGGCCGACGCGGACCTGCGCGGCCGCGAGCTGGACTGGACCGTCGTACGGCCGGGGTCGCTCACCGACGACCCCGGCACCGGCCAGGTCACCATCGACGAGTCGGTGCCGCGCGGCCGGATCACCCGCGACGATGTCGCTGCGCTTTTGCTGCACATACTGGACAATCCGTGCACGGCGTCGATGCAGTTCGAGGTCGTCGGTGGCTCCACACCGATCGCCGACGCACTGGCCACCTTCGCCCGTGAGCACTAG
- a CDS encoding TetR/AcrR family transcriptional regulator, which produces MQTRTARPRTLSRPAIQAAARRIVDTEGLAALTLRRVAQEVNTGQASLYRHIADRDEMLQLLVDEFAASYPLESGRGGAEQRLIRQWRLTHDHLAGHRWVVEIVAEGNISAASSDELSQHNRSLLVAAGVAASQSAKAERALWSLTIGYLLNERGASDGDYNWALTRLVRGLLG; this is translated from the coding sequence ATGCAGACACGCACTGCGCGGCCGCGCACCCTGAGCCGGCCGGCCATCCAGGCGGCAGCCCGCCGCATCGTGGACACCGAAGGACTCGCGGCGCTGACGTTGCGCCGGGTGGCGCAGGAGGTGAACACCGGTCAGGCCTCGCTCTACCGGCACATCGCCGACCGGGACGAGATGCTCCAACTGCTGGTCGACGAGTTCGCCGCGAGTTATCCGCTGGAATCCGGACGCGGTGGCGCCGAACAACGGCTGATCCGCCAGTGGCGGCTCACGCACGACCACCTCGCCGGGCATCGCTGGGTCGTCGAGATCGTCGCGGAAGGCAACATCTCCGCGGCCAGTTCCGACGAGCTGAGCCAACACAACCGTTCGCTGTTGGTCGCCGCCGGCGTCGCCGCGAGCCAGTCCGCGAAAGCCGAACGCGCGTTGTGGAGCCTGACCATCGGCTATCTGCTCAACGAGCGCGGTGCCTCTGACGGCGACTACAACTGGGCCCTCACTCGATTGGTACGAGGACTTCTCGGTTAG
- the pobA gene encoding 4-hydroxybenzoate 3-monooxygenase, whose amino-acid sequence MRTQVGIVGAGPAGLLLSHLLHLAGIESVVLEARNRAYVEQRVRAGVLEHPTAELLREVGVGERMTREGLPHEGLVLRFDGADHRMPLAELTGKTITVYGQQEVVKDLIARRLADGGRILFESTDVCLHDLTTDRPRITFVDAEGKVRQLDCDVIAGCDGFHGVSRPSIPADKLRVFQRTYPFAWLGILARTPPSHEELIYTYSERGFALHSMRSPELTRLYIQVSPEEQLADWPDERIWDELHARLRLGNGFSLHEGPVVDKLLAAMRSFVVEPMRYGRLFLAGDAAHIVPPTGAKGMNLAVADVRLLARALTELLTKANADLADAYSESCLRRVWRAEHFSWWMTSMLHRFPEDDPFAQRLQLSQLRYTTSSTAAATSMAENYVGLPFD is encoded by the coding sequence GTGCGGACGCAGGTGGGGATTGTCGGAGCGGGGCCGGCGGGGTTGTTGTTGTCGCATTTGCTGCATCTCGCCGGCATCGAGTCGGTCGTCCTTGAAGCGCGCAATCGTGCGTACGTGGAGCAGCGCGTACGCGCCGGCGTCCTGGAGCATCCGACCGCGGAGCTGCTGCGCGAGGTCGGTGTCGGTGAGCGGATGACGAGGGAGGGACTGCCGCACGAGGGGTTGGTGCTGCGGTTCGACGGCGCCGACCACCGCATGCCGCTGGCCGAGCTGACCGGCAAGACGATCACCGTCTACGGCCAGCAGGAGGTCGTCAAGGATCTCATCGCGCGGCGCCTGGCCGACGGCGGCAGGATTCTCTTCGAGAGCACCGACGTGTGCCTGCATGACCTGACGACCGACCGGCCGCGGATCACTTTCGTTGACGCTGAAGGCAAAGTGCGGCAGCTCGACTGCGACGTGATCGCCGGCTGCGACGGCTTCCACGGTGTCAGCCGGCCGAGCATTCCGGCAGACAAACTGCGGGTCTTCCAGCGTACGTATCCGTTTGCCTGGCTGGGGATCCTGGCACGGACACCGCCGTCGCACGAGGAGCTGATCTACACCTACTCGGAGCGCGGTTTCGCCTTGCACAGCATGCGATCGCCGGAGCTGACCCGGCTATACATCCAGGTGTCGCCGGAGGAGCAGCTGGCCGACTGGCCGGACGAGCGGATCTGGGACGAGCTGCACGCCCGGCTCCGGCTCGGCAACGGTTTTTCCTTGCACGAAGGGCCGGTCGTCGACAAGCTGCTCGCGGCGATGCGCAGTTTCGTCGTCGAGCCGATGCGTTACGGCCGGCTCTTCCTGGCCGGCGACGCGGCACACATCGTGCCGCCGACCGGCGCGAAGGGGATGAACCTCGCGGTCGCCGACGTACGCCTGCTGGCTCGCGCCCTGACCGAGCTGCTCACCAAAGCGAACGCCGATCTGGCCGACGCGTACTCGGAAAGTTGCCTGCGCCGGGTCTGGCGCGCCGAGCATTTTTCCTGGTGGATGACCTCGATGCTGCACCGTTTCCCGGAGGACGACCCGTTCGCGCAGCGGCTCCAGCTGTCGCAGCTGCGCTACACGACGAGCTCGACGGCCGCGGCGACGAGCATGGCGGAGAACTACGTCGGCCTGCCGTTCGACTGA
- a CDS encoding MFS transporter — MADSFHAELSLAGASLTVYMVVFAGFQLISGTLGERYGRRRSVLIAYGGYLVASLLAALAPTISVFLVARALQGLANAFTTPLLIAGLADTVPPERLSRSIGTYGACQAAGMSLAPLFGSAAGVFSWRWAFVGVALIAGLLALAPPPGAPRPGASAPSYRPLLTVRMGLQSFIALVSYLGANGVVFLVALYAERRLGIPDGLVGLVLVGFGVAGMALATLWGGVCERFGAVRATAVGMAASGLLVAAVAWTTSVAVLVIVWIAAGAVSSLANVGLQNLSAREVPDNRGGAVSVVSAFRFSGAAIAPLVWLPLYPVGLGLGQPQGELAFGGAGLALVLGAVAASGLLVVRKGTG; from the coding sequence ATCGCCGACAGCTTCCACGCCGAGCTGAGCCTGGCTGGCGCCTCGCTCACCGTCTACATGGTGGTTTTCGCCGGTTTTCAGCTCATATCCGGCACGTTGGGGGAGCGCTACGGCCGGCGCCGGTCGGTGCTGATCGCGTACGGCGGCTATCTGGTCGCCTCGCTGCTCGCCGCGCTCGCGCCGACGATCAGCGTGTTCCTGGTCGCGCGCGCACTCCAGGGGCTGGCCAACGCCTTCACTACGCCGCTGCTGATCGCCGGCCTCGCCGACACCGTGCCGCCGGAGCGCCTCAGCCGGTCGATCGGCACGTACGGCGCCTGCCAGGCCGCCGGCATGTCGCTGGCGCCGCTGTTCGGCTCAGCCGCCGGCGTCTTCTCGTGGCGGTGGGCCTTCGTCGGCGTCGCGCTGATCGCCGGGCTGCTCGCCCTGGCGCCGCCGCCAGGTGCACCGCGGCCGGGCGCGAGCGCGCCCTCGTACCGGCCGCTGCTGACGGTGCGGATGGGGCTGCAGTCCTTCATCGCGCTTGTCTCGTATCTCGGCGCCAACGGCGTGGTCTTCCTGGTCGCCCTGTACGCCGAGCGCCGGCTCGGCATCCCGGACGGTCTGGTCGGCCTGGTGCTGGTCGGATTCGGTGTGGCCGGCATGGCGCTGGCCACGCTGTGGGGTGGTGTCTGTGAGCGGTTCGGGGCCGTACGCGCGACCGCCGTCGGCATGGCGGCGAGCGGCCTGCTGGTGGCGGCGGTCGCGTGGACGACCTCGGTGGCCGTACTCGTCATCGTGTGGATCGCGGCCGGTGCGGTCTCGTCGCTGGCCAACGTCGGCCTGCAAAACCTGAGCGCCCGCGAGGTGCCGGACAACCGCGGCGGCGCGGTGTCGGTGGTCTCGGCGTTCCGGTTTTCCGGAGCGGCGATCGCGCCGCTGGTGTGGCTGCCGCTCTATCCGGTCGGCCTCGGTCTCGGCCAGCCGCAAGGGGAGTTGGCTTTTGGCGGCGCCGGCCTGGCACTCGTACTCGGAGCGGTCGCCGCGAGCGGCCTGCTGGTCGTTCGGAAGGGGACCGGTTGA
- a CDS encoding PfkB family carbohydrate kinase — MARLVHIGSVIVDIVMYVPGFPRPGGDVLATRSEITPGGGLNVMISARRQGAAVAYAGLTGTGPFGELCRQELEKAGIELLQPAFLGEDTGYDVALVDPAGERTFATNLGAESRLDTEHLERIVPASEDVVYVSGYGLLDVHNGRALAHWLTKLDPAVTVVVDPGPLVGDIPADALRAAIARTDWWSCSRREATVMTGLADPARAARALAGRGRGGVVVRVGPDGCFLAQAREVVPVPGHSVSTVDTNGAGDAHVGAFVAGLLAGHEPLPALARANAVAALAVTRCGPATAPTAAEVDEFLTRT; from the coding sequence ATGGCGCGGCTGGTGCACATCGGGTCGGTGATCGTCGACATCGTCATGTACGTGCCGGGTTTTCCGCGGCCTGGCGGGGATGTGCTGGCGACGCGCAGCGAGATCACCCCTGGCGGCGGCCTGAACGTGATGATCAGTGCGCGCCGGCAAGGCGCGGCGGTCGCGTACGCCGGACTGACCGGCACCGGTCCCTTTGGCGAGCTTTGCCGGCAGGAGCTGGAAAAGGCCGGCATCGAGCTGCTGCAGCCGGCGTTTCTGGGGGAGGACACCGGCTATGACGTGGCGCTGGTCGACCCGGCCGGCGAGCGGACCTTCGCGACCAACCTCGGCGCCGAGTCGCGGCTGGACACCGAGCATCTGGAGCGCATCGTGCCGGCGTCCGAGGACGTCGTCTACGTCTCCGGTTACGGTCTGCTCGACGTACACAACGGCCGTGCTTTGGCTCACTGGCTGACGAAACTCGATCCAGCGGTGACCGTCGTGGTCGATCCGGGACCACTGGTCGGTGACATCCCCGCAGACGCGCTGCGGGCCGCCATCGCACGTACGGACTGGTGGAGTTGCAGCCGGCGCGAGGCGACCGTCATGACCGGACTCGCCGATCCGGCGCGGGCGGCACGTGCGCTCGCCGGCCGTGGTCGCGGCGGTGTGGTCGTACGCGTCGGGCCGGACGGCTGCTTTCTTGCCCAAGCACGTGAGGTCGTGCCGGTGCCCGGACATTCGGTGTCCACTGTGGACACCAACGGCGCCGGCGACGCGCACGTCGGAGCGTTCGTGGCCGGCCTGCTCGCCGGCCATGAGCCGCTTCCTGCGCTGGCGCGGGCAAACGCGGTCGCCGCGCTCGCCGTCACCCGCTGTGGCCCGGCGACGGCACCGACCGCCGCCGAGGTCGACGAATTTCTTACGAGGACTTGA
- the fxlM gene encoding methyltransferase, FxLD system produces the protein MAGWRRQRDQMVDMITSYAGERVLAAFRAVPRHRFLPEVAIDEVYRDQPVVTRRDESGLPISSSSQPAIMAVMLEQLDVREGQRVLEIGAGTGFNAALLGHLAGDTGSVVSVDIDQETVDTARKHLADTPNVTVVCGDGADGVPDGAPYDRLICTVGVWDISPSWRDQLAPAGRMVLPLDLRGVQRSVAFERDGDGWVSRSVEPCGFMRLRGRMAGPEVVRMVRPGLTLSLPDPHGLDPDRIGQLLDEPTNEQVTDLMVSGAEVFGGLSLWLAIHEPAWCVLNEHGHRWLAAAPVRMQPDTGMTAGVAGGDGLALLTKPDESAIGATGFGADGDVLTVRLLDHVRAWHAAGRPGTSGLCVKAVPPTTPADGGEVIDKTYTRLVISQT, from the coding sequence ATGGCTGGTTGGCGGCGGCAGCGGGACCAGATGGTCGACATGATCACGTCGTACGCGGGTGAGCGCGTGCTGGCGGCCTTTCGCGCGGTCCCGCGTCACCGCTTTCTGCCCGAGGTGGCGATCGACGAGGTCTATCGCGACCAGCCGGTGGTGACCCGTCGCGACGAGAGCGGCCTGCCGATCAGCTCGTCGTCGCAACCGGCGATCATGGCGGTGATGCTGGAGCAGCTGGACGTACGCGAGGGCCAGCGAGTGCTGGAAATCGGCGCCGGGACCGGCTTCAACGCGGCCCTGCTCGGCCATCTGGCCGGCGACACCGGCAGTGTGGTGAGTGTCGACATCGACCAGGAAACCGTTGACACGGCACGAAAACACCTGGCGGACACGCCGAATGTCACGGTGGTGTGCGGCGACGGGGCCGACGGAGTGCCGGATGGCGCACCGTACGATCGGCTGATCTGCACGGTCGGCGTCTGGGACATCTCACCGTCCTGGCGTGACCAGCTCGCGCCAGCGGGCCGGATGGTGCTGCCGCTCGATCTACGTGGCGTGCAGCGCAGCGTCGCCTTCGAACGCGACGGCGACGGCTGGGTCAGCCGGTCGGTCGAGCCGTGTGGCTTCATGCGGCTGCGCGGCCGGATGGCCGGACCCGAGGTCGTACGCATGGTGCGGCCTGGCCTGACGCTGTCGCTGCCGGACCCGCACGGCCTCGACCCCGACCGGATCGGCCAGTTGCTCGACGAGCCGACAAACGAGCAGGTCACGGACCTGATGGTGAGCGGCGCCGAAGTGTTTGGCGGCTTGAGCCTCTGGCTGGCGATCCACGAGCCGGCCTGGTGCGTGCTCAACGAGCACGGCCACCGGTGGCTGGCCGCCGCGCCGGTGCGGATGCAGCCGGACACCGGCATGACCGCGGGCGTGGCCGGCGGCGACGGGCTGGCGCTTCTGACAAAACCGGACGAGTCGGCGATCGGCGCGACCGGTTTCGGCGCGGACGGCGACGTGCTGACCGTTCGCCTGCTCGACCACGTACGTGCGTGGCACGCGGCCGGCCGTCCTGGCACGAGCGGCCTGTGCGTCAAGGCCGTGCCGCCGACGACTCCGGCCGATGGCGGTGAGGTCATCGACAAGACGTACACGCGGCTGGTGATCAGCCAAACGTAG
- a CDS encoding acyltransferase family protein yields MTSAAIAAPVRMPVGARDRFVDVLRVFAILAVVVQHWALPAMQFRDGQMIVGSALQSPGAQAVTWLSQIMPLFFFAGGAANVSSWRASAGTASSWLAVRLGRLSFPVLAVCALWIPLPYFLAMLGTPADPIAEATMWVARVLWFLPVYLLCVVLTPLLARLDGRRTVQVLVALVVAVAVVDVARMTIAEPIGYLNFLFVWLAVHQVGVLYANGQLRFLTPMRAAGCAVVAYALLAAMTFGGPYPVLMLGIPGAGPSNQAPPTLAILVLSAGLLALAFAVRPGLLRLSQKPRVRALVDAVSPRMMTIYLWHMTALMAGAGIVVVAMGFSTPAGLGLGWWLSLPVWIGLLAALAVPLIQVFGRLERIRMPRTPAAVGPVRVSVAAALIGAGLVGIMAGTYAPTPVPLIATASLTAGLVVLNRAGTAARVTPERHPHQPVSS; encoded by the coding sequence ATGACCTCAGCAGCCATTGCCGCGCCGGTGCGAATGCCGGTCGGTGCGCGGGACCGTTTCGTCGACGTCCTCCGCGTCTTCGCGATTCTCGCGGTCGTCGTGCAGCACTGGGCCCTGCCGGCGATGCAGTTCCGGGACGGCCAGATGATCGTCGGCAGCGCGCTGCAGTCGCCTGGCGCGCAGGCGGTCACCTGGCTCAGCCAGATCATGCCGCTGTTCTTTTTCGCCGGCGGCGCGGCAAACGTGAGCAGCTGGCGGGCGTCGGCCGGCACGGCGAGCTCGTGGCTGGCCGTACGACTCGGCCGGCTCAGCTTTCCGGTGCTGGCCGTCTGTGCACTGTGGATCCCGTTGCCATACTTCCTTGCCATGCTCGGAACACCGGCCGACCCGATCGCCGAGGCCACCATGTGGGTCGCGCGGGTGTTGTGGTTTTTGCCGGTCTATCTGCTGTGTGTGGTGCTGACGCCTTTGCTGGCTCGGTTGGACGGCCGTCGTACGGTGCAGGTGCTCGTCGCCTTGGTCGTCGCCGTCGCGGTCGTCGACGTGGCACGGATGACGATCGCCGAGCCGATCGGCTATCTCAACTTCCTCTTCGTCTGGCTGGCCGTGCATCAGGTCGGCGTCCTGTACGCCAACGGCCAGTTGCGTTTCCTGACACCGATGCGTGCCGCCGGTTGCGCGGTCGTCGCGTACGCGCTGCTGGCCGCGATGACCTTCGGCGGACCGTATCCGGTGCTGATGCTCGGGATTCCCGGCGCCGGCCCGTCCAACCAGGCACCGCCGACGTTGGCGATTTTGGTGCTGTCCGCCGGACTTCTCGCGCTGGCGTTCGCCGTGCGGCCAGGACTCCTGCGACTGAGCCAAAAACCGCGCGTACGCGCGCTGGTCGACGCGGTTTCACCGCGGATGATGACGATCTACCTCTGGCACATGACCGCGTTGATGGCCGGCGCCGGGATCGTCGTGGTGGCGATGGGCTTCTCGACGCCGGCCGGCCTCGGGCTCGGCTGGTGGCTGAGCCTGCCGGTGTGGATCGGCCTGTTGGCCGCGTTGGCGGTGCCGCTGATCCAGGTTTTCGGTCGGCTGGAACGGATCCGGATGCCCCGTACACCGGCCGCGGTCGGTCCGGTCCGGGTGTCGGTGGCGGCCGCCCTGATCGGCGCCGGCCTGGTCGGCATCATGGCCGGCACGTACGCGCCGACGCCGGTGCCGTTGATCGCGACAGCGTCACTGACCGCCGGTCTGGTCGTGTTGAACCGAGCCGGCACGGCGGCGAGGGTGACGCCGGAACGCCACCCTCACCAGCCGGTCAGCAGTTGA
- a CDS encoding aldo/keto reductase, protein MTRTIGRSGIEVGDIGIGTWAIGGPFHSTTGSALGWGEVDDEESIRMLHRAVELGANLIDTADVYGAGHSETVIGRAFTGRRDDVVIATKWGNTYDEASKVMGPEDRSPEYVRIALEKSLRRLQTDHVDVLQLHVSVPVEIAGELVAACDKLLDEGKIRAYGWSTDDLDRAELFADAHASVIQHELNVLGDAPEMLALCERHDLASFNRSPLAMGLLSDKITADTRIGGADIRATNPEWLRWFVDGRPAPEFLARRDAIREILRGGGRTLAQGALAWNLARSPRTIPLPGCRTLQQVEENLGTLHKAALTAEEMAEIARLSTVD, encoded by the coding sequence GTGACTCGGACAATCGGTCGCAGCGGCATCGAGGTCGGCGACATCGGCATTGGCACCTGGGCCATCGGCGGCCCGTTCCACAGCACAACGGGATCGGCGCTCGGCTGGGGAGAGGTGGACGACGAGGAGTCGATCCGGATGCTGCACCGGGCCGTCGAGCTCGGTGCGAATCTCATCGACACGGCCGACGTGTACGGTGCCGGCCACTCCGAAACGGTGATCGGCCGCGCTTTCACGGGCCGGCGCGACGACGTGGTGATCGCCACCAAATGGGGAAACACGTACGACGAGGCCAGCAAGGTGATGGGGCCGGAGGACCGGTCGCCGGAATACGTACGGATTGCGCTGGAAAAATCGTTGCGGCGCTTGCAGACCGACCACGTCGACGTGCTCCAGTTGCACGTCAGCGTGCCGGTCGAGATAGCTGGCGAGTTGGTCGCAGCCTGCGACAAGCTGTTGGACGAAGGGAAAATCCGGGCGTACGGCTGGAGCACCGACGACCTGGATCGCGCCGAGCTGTTCGCCGATGCCCACGCGTCGGTCATCCAGCACGAGCTGAACGTGCTCGGCGACGCGCCCGAGATGCTGGCGCTGTGCGAGCGGCACGACCTGGCCAGCTTCAACCGCAGTCCGCTCGCGATGGGGCTGTTGAGCGACAAGATCACCGCCGACACGCGGATCGGCGGCGCGGACATCCGCGCGACCAATCCGGAGTGGTTGCGGTGGTTCGTCGATGGCCGTCCGGCACCGGAGTTTCTGGCGCGGCGTGACGCGATACGCGAGATCTTGCGTGGCGGCGGACGGACTTTGGCGCAGGGCGCGCTCGCGTGGAACCTGGCTCGGAGTCCGCGTACGATCCCGCTCCCCGGCTGCCGGACGCTCCAGCAGGTCGAGGAAAACCTGGGGACGTTGCACAAGGCGGCACTGACCGCCGAGGAAATGGCGGAGATCGCGCGGCTGTCCACAGTGGATTAG
- a CDS encoding MFS transporter — protein sequence MNREHRRVVLASMVGTTVEWYDFFIYAVCSGLVFATQFFGQLGKDALLLSFATIGISFFFRPVGAIIAGHLGDRIGRRPMLVLTLLLMGIATALMGLLPTTATIGVAAPVLLVVLRILQGLSAGGEWGGAALLSVEHAPTERRGLYGAFPQIGVPIGLLLANGILAITAAATTPDQFLAWGWRIPFLFSIVLIVVGLFVRTRVAESPVFHEIRRSNARVAVPLVPLLKNHLPLVVIGALMFAANNAAGYMTTGGYVQSYAVKALKIGSSAILTAVMLSALGWLATALLAGWLSDRYGRKRVYQIGFVAQLVWMFPFFALLNTGNLGLIVVALLLFTVGLGFTYGPQPALYAEMFPTAVRYSGASLAYAVGAILGGAFAPTIAQALQSRTGTVYSVADYLAAVTVIGLAATFFVRVRPGQPLSPASETLDKELKSS from the coding sequence ATGAACAGAGAACACCGGCGGGTCGTGTTGGCGTCGATGGTCGGCACGACGGTGGAGTGGTATGACTTCTTCATCTACGCGGTCTGCTCCGGCCTCGTCTTCGCGACCCAGTTTTTCGGACAGCTCGGCAAGGACGCGCTCCTGCTCTCGTTCGCGACCATCGGCATCAGCTTCTTCTTCCGTCCAGTGGGCGCGATCATCGCTGGTCACCTCGGCGACCGGATCGGCCGGCGTCCGATGCTGGTGCTGACCCTGCTGCTGATGGGGATCGCGACCGCGTTGATGGGTTTGTTGCCGACGACGGCCACGATCGGCGTGGCGGCCCCGGTGTTGCTGGTCGTCTTACGCATCCTGCAAGGACTGTCCGCCGGCGGCGAATGGGGTGGCGCGGCGCTGTTGTCCGTCGAGCACGCACCGACCGAGCGGCGCGGCCTCTATGGTGCCTTCCCGCAGATCGGCGTGCCGATCGGCCTGTTGCTGGCAAACGGCATCCTCGCGATCACGGCAGCGGCGACGACGCCGGACCAGTTCCTGGCCTGGGGCTGGCGGATCCCGTTCCTGTTCAGCATCGTGTTGATCGTGGTCGGCCTGTTTGTCCGTACGCGCGTCGCCGAAAGCCCGGTTTTCCACGAAATACGGCGTTCCAACGCACGCGTGGCGGTGCCGCTGGTGCCGCTGCTGAAAAACCACCTGCCGCTGGTGGTGATCGGCGCGCTGATGTTTGCCGCCAACAACGCCGCCGGCTACATGACGACCGGCGGCTATGTGCAGTCGTACGCGGTGAAAGCGCTCAAGATCGGCAGCTCGGCGATCCTGACCGCGGTGATGCTCTCGGCGCTCGGCTGGCTCGCCACCGCGTTGCTGGCCGGCTGGCTGTCCGACCGCTACGGCCGCAAGCGCGTCTACCAGATCGGTTTCGTCGCGCAGCTGGTCTGGATGTTTCCGTTCTTCGCGCTGCTCAACACCGGCAACCTCGGCCTGATCGTGGTGGCACTGCTGCTTTTCACCGTCGGCCTCGGTTTCACATACGGTCCGCAGCCGGCGCTCTATGCCGAGATGTTTCCGACGGCCGTGCGTTACAGCGGCGCGTCGCTCGCGTACGCGGTCGGCGCCATTCTCGGCGGCGCCTTCGCGCCAACCATCGCGCAGGCACTGCAGTCGCGGACCGGCACTGTCTATTCGGTCGCCGACTATCTGGCGGCGGTCACCGTCATCGGCCTCGCCGCCACCTTCTTCGTGCGCGTACGACCCGGCCAGCCGCTCAGTCCGGCGAGCGAGACGCTGGACAAGGAACTCAAGTCCTCGTAA
- a CDS encoding cytochrome P450: MSTVQIASSDLDPFSDEFLAEPYEPHRHLRDAGPVVWLEKYGLWAMARYAEVRAALSDAETYCSSAGVGISDFRREKPWRVPSLLLEADPPEHTRARAVISKALSPATVRGLRDNFRATADKLVDEVVAAGELDAIADFATRFALTAFADAVGLPAAERENLHSYGNMVFNTFGPRNHLFEEAVAGAGPVREWIDAHCQPDLLAPDGLGMRIHRIAAEHGLSTSDSALLLRSFLSAGVDTTVHSLGNAIFCFAENPAEWDALRAEPALARTALDEVIRYESPVQTFFRTTTREVDAGGVRVPAGAKVLLFLGSANRDPRHWDAPDRFSVRRRVAGHVGFGFGIHACVGAVMARLEGEIVLASMAERIGRIEPAGKPRRLLNNTLRGRTHLPVRVVV, from the coding sequence ATGTCGACCGTACAAATCGCCAGCAGTGACCTCGATCCGTTCTCCGACGAGTTCCTGGCCGAGCCGTACGAACCGCATCGGCACCTCCGGGACGCCGGACCGGTGGTGTGGCTGGAAAAATACGGCTTGTGGGCGATGGCGCGATATGCCGAGGTGCGCGCCGCGCTCAGTGACGCCGAGACCTACTGTTCGTCGGCCGGGGTGGGCATTTCCGACTTCCGCCGGGAAAAGCCGTGGCGCGTACCAAGCCTGCTGCTGGAGGCCGATCCACCCGAGCACACCAGGGCACGTGCGGTGATCAGCAAGGCGTTGTCGCCGGCGACCGTACGCGGCCTCCGCGACAATTTCCGTGCGACCGCTGACAAACTGGTGGACGAGGTGGTCGCGGCCGGTGAGTTGGACGCGATAGCCGACTTCGCGACCAGGTTTGCGCTCACCGCCTTCGCGGACGCCGTGGGCCTGCCGGCCGCGGAGCGGGAAAACCTGCACTCGTACGGAAACATGGTGTTCAACACGTTCGGACCGCGCAACCACCTCTTCGAGGAGGCGGTCGCCGGTGCCGGGCCGGTCCGCGAGTGGATCGACGCGCACTGCCAGCCGGACCTGCTCGCGCCGGACGGTCTCGGCATGCGTATCCACCGGATCGCCGCCGAACACGGACTGTCCACATCGGACTCCGCGTTGCTCCTGCGGTCGTTTCTGTCCGCCGGCGTCGACACGACCGTCCACTCGCTGGGTAACGCCATCTTCTGTTTCGCCGAGAATCCCGCCGAATGGGACGCGTTGCGCGCCGAGCCGGCGCTGGCGCGGACCGCACTCGACGAGGTGATCAGATACGAGTCGCCGGTGCAGACGTTTTTCCGTACGACCACACGCGAAGTCGACGCCGGCGGGGTACGCGTCCCGGCCGGCGCCAAGGTGTTGCTGTTCCTGGGATCCGCCAACCGCGATCCGCGGCACTGGGACGCCCCGGACCGGTTTTCGGTGCGCCGCCGGGTCGCCGGTCACGTCGGCTTCGGCTTCGGCATCCACGCCTGCGTCGGCGCGGTCATGGCACGGCTGGAAGGCGAGATCGTGCTCGCCTCCATGGCCGAGCGGATCGGGCGTATCGAACCGGCCGGAAAACCGCGGCGGCTGCTGAACAACACGCTGCGCGGCCGCACGCACTTGCCAGTGCGCGTGGTCGTGTGA
- a CDS encoding SCO5389 family protein, whose amino-acid sequence MSLTVSPELLERAEAGPVDDTDFVACIRESLPYAYEVVERVAGDLTAGNTAQGRPFADNQLEPPTEKARGQLLRALASDAIRGALERHFGVRLAFQNCHRVAAFPTDQSADDALRTFTSVRAQLLNQSPELVNC is encoded by the coding sequence ATGTCACTGACTGTTTCGCCGGAGCTGCTCGAACGTGCCGAGGCCGGCCCGGTCGACGACACCGATTTCGTCGCGTGCATCAGGGAATCCCTGCCGTACGCGTACGAAGTGGTGGAGCGGGTCGCCGGCGACCTGACCGCCGGCAACACCGCGCAGGGCCGTCCCTTCGCGGACAACCAGCTGGAACCGCCGACCGAGAAGGCTCGCGGCCAGCTGCTGCGCGCATTGGCCAGTGACGCGATCCGCGGCGCGCTGGAGCGGCATTTCGGCGTGCGGCTTGCCTTCCAGAACTGCCACCGGGTCGCCGCCTTCCCCACCGACCAGTCCGCCGACGACGCGTTGCGCACGTTCACCTCCGTACGCGCCCAGCTGCTCAACCAGTCGCCGGAGCTCGTCAACTGCTGA